DNA sequence from the Thermodesulfobacteriota bacterium genome:
CGACATCGAATACAAGGGAGAATGGGACTTCGCCGTCAAGGGCAGCCTCACGGGCCTCCTCAATAGCGTGATCAAGGAAGGCTCCGGCGGGTGAGCGGCACACATAGTGTGTTTTTATGATTGCTTCCAACTCCTCCGCTCGATACGGCAACTCGCCAATATTCCTGTCATTGCGAGGAGCGTAGCGACGCGGCAATCTCATCTTTTTCTTCTTCCCGACATTACAGAATTGGCGGCACACAATGTGTGCTCATATATGATTCTTCCAAGGCTCAAATGCCTTGCCAACATAGCACTCCACCCGTTCGCCCTGAGGCGCAGAACCTGCGCTGGTAAATGATCTTTATGTCGCATTTCAGCTCCGGCCAAATAATTGTGCCAGCCCTGAACTGCGAGCCTGACCTGAGCGAAGTCGAAGGATCGAAGGGTTGAACGGGTATCATTAGTAAAGGGGGCTAACGATGAAAGAGATCCTTCCCGGCGTATTCCACTGGACAACCTTCCACGAAGGCATAGGGCAGGACGTGCATTCATATTACGTCTCCGCGGCGGACCCCGCATATCTCATCGATCCGAGAATTCCGAGAGACGGGATAGGCTGGTTTAAAAAGTATAATCCCCCTGAAAACATATACCTCACGAACCGCCTCCACTACCGCCACAGCAGTCGTTTCGCAAGATACTACGGTGCAAGAGTCTGGTGTCACAAGGCGGGCCTCCATGCTTTCAGGAGGGGGAAGAAGGTGAGCGGGTTCGATCACGGTGACGAGCTTCCGGGAGGAGTGCTCGCATTGGAGGTAGGAGTGCTCTGCCCCGAGGAGACGGCTCTATACGTCCCGCTCGGGAAGGGGATACTCTCGATCGGCGACGCCATAATAAGGGAAGACGGTGAGCTGTGCTTCGTCCCCGATTACCTCATGGGAGACGACCCGGAAGGGGTGAAGAGGGGATTGAAAAAGGTCTTCGCGGCTCATCTCAAAAGAAAATTCGACTCCGTCCTCTTCGCCCACGGCGAGCCGATAGTCAAGGGCGCCAGGAAAGAGCTGCGCAGGTTTTTGAAGGGGCTTCAGGTTTGATTCGCAGATGAAAATAGTCACGTATTTATGAGAGGCCGGGGATAATCAGTGCCGGATATTTTATTCCGTATAGACTTCCACATTCAAATATTCCATAATAATATCAAGAGTAGAGATCGAGCAAAAAGGAGGGCAGCATGAGTTACTTCATCGTTCCCGAGAAATGCATAATGTGCGATGCGTGTCGTCCGGTTTGTCCCCGTAATGCCATAAGCGCAGCCGAGGTGGAGAAGACCTATATTATCGACTCCGGCCTCTGCAACGATTGTCAGAACGTTTCTCACGTCCGCTGTGTTCCGCAATGCCCCGTGGATGCGATTGTGGGGCCGCGAGCATCCTGACTTGACCGGTACGGTACTGGGAATAGTTGGGGTTGGGTAACAGTATCACGCCGCCAGGAAAGCCATAGCGCCCTGTTTGGCGCGGGTATACATCCTGCATTTATGGAGAGACGAAGCAGGGTCTCCGTAGATGCGCCAGCCGCATATGCCGTTGCATTCGAGCGGCAGGAGACCCATATAACCGAGCACGTCCTTGACCGGGTAGCCTAGCGCGACGCCTATCTCGTGCGGTATCCCGCCCGTCGTCTTCCAGCGGAGGCTGATCTCCCTGAGGAACTCTTCAGGCTCTATGCCTGCCATGTAATTCAAGTCCCCTTCGAGTATGCAGGGCGGAATTTCGGACAAAGCCTTCCTTACTCCGCTCTCTTTATAGAAGATCACCTTCGCTGAGTCCGAATTTTTATAGAGGAGCAGATAGGAGTATGCCCATTTGCCCGAAAGCGTGTCGATAACTTCGAGCTGCCGGTCAAAAGGGAGCCCGCACTGGACGGAGGAGAGGGTCAGGAGCTCGCCCGCCTTTCCGCCGAAGAGGACGCCAGCAATATGAATGAAGAGCCATTTCTGGAATTCCGGTTCCGAGCCGGGAAGCTCATTGACCTCATTTTTCCAGTTATGGAACTTTCGGGAAATCCTGTTTACTAACTCAAGCATTTCGATTCTATGCTATAGAGTCAAATCCGGCAGCAAGGCTGCAAGAAATTGACATTCATTATCAATAATTAATACCTTTTGATATTGCAGGTGTCAAGTACGACTATAATAGCTGATAATAGAACCCGTTCGCCCTGCCCGCGGCACGTCGCCTGTAGGCTATGAGCCGCAGGGGGATCGAAGGGTTGAACGGGTGTAACGTGTCTGCGGCAACCCGTCGTCCTCTACATTCTTTCATTCAATTCCCTCCCCCTTTAAAAAAGGGGGAGGGCGTGGGTGGGGGTTTACCTTACACAAGTCTTGTCATTCCCGAAAGTCTTTATCGGGAATCCAGTCTTTCTATCCAAATCAATCGCGTTTTTATTATATCGCTCACAACATCTGTCCCCGGCACCATACTTCATGTTATGATGTCCCTATGGCAAAGAATATTTCACGGACCGGAACCCGTTATCGGTACTCGGCTTTTATATTGACAGCGCTCTTAACAGTCTCGGTCCTCTCATGCACTGACTCTGCAGGGAACCTGAGGGGGACAGTCCAGCCCTTCTACGGCCAGCCCTACGTGCAGACTATCCTGGTGTTCGGGCTGTCCAGGCCCGGCGGAACGATATCCGAAGAAGAGTGGATAAACTTCGTCGACACCTACGTTACGCCGGAATTCAAGGAAGGGCTTACGATCATCGATTCCGACGGCCAGTGGATGATGGAGTCGGGAGAGGTGATAAAGGAGGATTCTAAGATATTGATCCTGCTTTACGAAAACGAATCGAGCGCCGGGGTCGACGACGCCATAGAGGAGATAAAGGAGACGTACAAAAAGCTTTTCAATCAGGAAGCCGTGCTCCGCATAACGTCCGCCGCGGGGGTGTCGTTCTAGTTCCCGCGCGTGCGGATGAGAAGCGGCGCATGTCATGCCGTGAGGGTCGGACATAAAAATCCAAGGGGAGGGTCACCAAATGTTCATAGCAAGATGGCAGATCGAAGCCAGGTTCGGCTACAAGCAGGCCGCGCTGGATTCGATGAAGATGTGGCTCGAAGAAGTAGGCTCGAAGATAGGCTGGAAGCCCGATAAGGTGAGACTCATCACCGGGTCGATCGGCGCAAACGAGTCCACTATCGAGACCGAGATTGTGATAAATGAGCTCCGGGAGCTCGACGAGGCCTGGGCGAAGCTCGCAAAGCTGAAGACGCACAGGAAGTGGGGGAAGGAGTTCGAGAAGTACATAGTCTCGGGCACCGCCCGGTGGACGATATTCAGGGTTGTGAGCTAGCGGGCGCTTACCTTCCTCGATACCCGTAATTCGATATAACCTCGTAACGGAGGGTTATATATGCCTTTACCTTACCCCGTCGTAGTAGTGCCCGGCATTACCGCGACTTATTTAAAGGACGAGTACGACCTCCCGCCCGAATACGTCTGGACGGTGATGACGAAGAAATACGAGCGCGTCGCTCTCCACCCGAACGACCTCCGCTACGAGGCTCAGGAGCCCGCGCGTCTCAGGCCGGACCAGATCTACGAGATCGCGTACAAGGAATTGATCGAAGAGCTCCGCTACAACCTCCGCTCTGAGGAGGACAAGAAGGTGCCCGTCTTTCCATTCGGCTACGACTGGCGCATGAGGCTCGATGACATACAGGCGGAGCTCGACTCTTTCATTCAGGAAGTGATCGACAGGACGAAGCTCCTCAAGCACTACCACAGGGCCGGCTATCAGGACGACCCTAAAGTGAACCTCGTCGGGCACTCGATGGGCGGTCTGATTATAGCGGGATACCTGAAAAGCAAGGGCCGTCAGGCCCCGGTGCACAAGGTCGCGACCATAGCGACGCCATATCAGGGCTCTTTCGAGGCGGTGATTAAGGTGACGACGGGCACTGCCAATCTGGGGACGTCCCCTCCCAGCTCGCGCGAGAGGGAAGCCGCCCGCGTCACTCCCGCGCTCTATTACCTCGTCCCGAGCTTCAGCGGCGGTCTCGAAGTGCCCGAGGGCGTGCCCCGCTCGCTCTTCGACCCCGCCGCGTGGCAGCCGAGCATAGTGCAGTCTATAAAGGAGTGGATAAGGCTCAAGGGCCTTCCGACCCCCGATCAGGAATTGGTAGCGAAGAGGATATTTTCGGCCATGCTCAAGTCGGGCAAAGACCACCGCGCGAATATGGACGCGTTCAGATTATCCGACGCAGGCATGAGCGCCGACAGGTGGCTCGCGGTAGTCGGCGTGGATTCCGTAACGAGGGTGCGGCTCAGGATCGTGAAGAACGGCAGGTTCCCCGAATTCGATTTCAAGACCTCGGACAGGGACAACAAGTGGTTCCCGGCGAGGATCACAGACCCGGAGTGCAGGCTCACGGGCGACGGCACCGTGCCGTTCGAGGGAGCAGTGCCTAAATTCCTCGCCCCTGAGAACCTCGTCTGCGTCACGCCGGGAGATTTCGGGTACTGGGAAATAGGAGACCAGATACTCACCAGTGTGGGCGGATTCCACGGAATACTGCCCAAGATGAACATGCTCCACAGGCTGCTGGTAAGATTCTTCACCGACGCTCCCGACAAGCGCGACAACACATGGGGCCGCCGCGCCCCCAGCGTCGCC
Encoded proteins:
- a CDS encoding DUF3793 family protein translates to MLELVNRISRKFHNWKNEVNELPGSEPEFQKWLFIHIAGVLFGGKAGELLTLSSVQCGLPFDRQLEVIDTLSGKWAYSYLLLYKNSDSAKVIFYKESGVRKALSEIPPCILEGDLNYMAGIEPEEFLREISLRWKTTGGIPHEIGVALGYPVKDVLGYMGLLPLECNGICGWRIYGDPASSLHKCRMYTRAKQGAMAFLAA
- a CDS encoding alpha/beta hydrolase; this encodes MPLPYPVVVVPGITATYLKDEYDLPPEYVWTVMTKKYERVALHPNDLRYEAQEPARLRPDQIYEIAYKELIEELRYNLRSEEDKKVPVFPFGYDWRMRLDDIQAELDSFIQEVIDRTKLLKHYHRAGYQDDPKVNLVGHSMGGLIIAGYLKSKGRQAPVHKVATIATPYQGSFEAVIKVTTGTANLGTSPPSSREREAARVTPALYYLVPSFSGGLEVPEGVPRSLFDPAAWQPSIVQSIKEWIRLKGLPTPDQELVAKRIFSAMLKSGKDHRANMDAFRLSDAGMSADRWLAVVGVDSVTRVRLRIVKNGRFPEFDFKTSDRDNKWFPARITDPECRLTGDGTVPFEGAVPKFLAPENLVCVTPGDFGYWEIGDQILTSVGGFHGILPKMNMLHRLLVRFFTDAPDKRDNTWGRRAPSVAEGTWRPPLALKDKTLG
- a CDS encoding 4Fe-4S binding protein, with product MSYFIVPEKCIMCDACRPVCPRNAISAAEVEKTYIIDSGLCNDCQNVSHVRCVPQCPVDAIVGPRAS
- a CDS encoding DUF3574 domain-containing protein is translated as MTALLTVSVLSCTDSAGNLRGTVQPFYGQPYVQTILVFGLSRPGGTISEEEWINFVDTYVTPEFKEGLTIIDSDGQWMMESGEVIKEDSKILILLYENESSAGVDDAIEEIKETYKKLFNQEAVLRITSAAGVSF